One Campylobacter sp. MIT 99-7217 genomic window, CAAAAAGCACAAAGGCGTATTGATGAGCTAGGGTATAATTTAAGGCTTCAAGCTCATCATAAATAGCAATGCTAGCTACCAAAGTTTCGCCCTTTTTATGCCCTCCTATCATCATCACAACGCCAAACTCACCCACAGTATGAGCAAAAGCCACCATAGAACCTGTAAAAATCCCTACTTTTGAATTTGGGATAATCACTCTTAAAAGCGTGATAAATTTGGATTTTCCTAAGGTATAAGAAACCTCGATCAAATTCTTTGGAACAGAAGAAAAAGCACTTTGCAAAGGACCTACCATAAAGGGCAAAGAAAAGATGATAGAAGCAATCACAAGTCCTTCAAAGGTAAAAACTAAAGAAATATCAAAGTATTCTTTTAAAAACGCACCAAAGGCATTAAGCGGACTAAAAGCCATTAAAAAATAAAAGCCCAAGACACTTGGAGGTAAAACTAAGGGCATGGAAACGATAACCTGAAGCACACTTTTAAAAGGAAAGGACACAAAAACAAGCAAATAAGCTAAGCCCACGCCTATAAAAAAAAGTAAAAAAGTCGTGATAAAAGCAAGCTCAAAGGTTACTTTTAAGGTATCTAAAAACTCTGAGGTTAAAAATTCCATTAAAGCACCTTTATAACAATATCACTAGCCAAAACAAAGCCTTTAAATTTGGCATTTGCACTAAGATCAAATTTCAAGGCAGTGTTTTTTGTCAAAATCGCACTTAAATTTGAAGCAAAGGCAAGATCTTTAAAGAAAATTTGCACCAAAAGCTCGCCTTGCTCAACTCTTTCAAGCTCAAGCTCAAAAACATTATCTATACTACAAGCCATGTTTTCTTGAGCTAAAATAAGCTCATTTTCTTTAAAAAAAAGCTCAACCTTTGCACCAACTTTCATAAGCAAGGCATTAAAATCAAGCATTAAAACCCTGACTTGTAAAGGCGAATTTACAAGCTTTACACTGATAAGACTTAAGTCTTCATTTTGTTCTATACTTGAAATTTCGCCTTTAAGGGTATTCATTATTTTGTTTTAAAGCCGTATTTTTGGATAATTTGCTTGCCCTCATCTGAAAGCACGAAATCAGAAAATGCCTTTGCTACTTTTTTCTTTTTTGCATACTTAGTGATAACAAAGCTTTGTTCTAATGGCGTGAAGTATTTTTCATCAACAAGAACAAATTTACCCTTAGGATTATTCACAGGAGAAACCAAAGAATAAGCCACTATGCCCACTTCAGCAGCGCCGGTATCAACATGGGTTACAGGTTGAGAGATATTATCCCCTAAGACGATTTTCTTTTTGAAAAGATCATAAATTTTAAGATTATTAAGGCTTTCCTCAGCCGCAACGCCGTAAGGAGCTACTTTTGGATTAGCTATACTTAGGTGCTTGATCTTTTTTGCTTTTTTGCCTAAAGCTTCAATTCCACCCTCTAAAAGCTTTTCATCAAGAGCATAAAGAGCAACAACGCCTAAAGCATAAACTTCTGGCTTAGTGATAGCAT contains:
- the modB gene encoding molybdate ABC transporter permease subunit; translated protein: MEFLTSEFLDTLKVTFELAFITTFLLFFIGVGLAYLLVFVSFPFKSVLQVIVSMPLVLPPSVLGFYFLMAFSPLNAFGAFLKEYFDISLVFTFEGLVIASIIFSLPFMVGPLQSAFSSVPKNLIEVSYTLGKSKFITLLRVIIPNSKVGIFTGSMVAFAHTVGEFGVVMMIGGHKKGETLVASIAIYDELEALNYTLAHQYAFVLFALSFIILLVLFFINKKFAYQG
- the modA gene encoding molybdate ABC transporter substrate-binding protein — translated: MFATGAFAEKISVFVASSASKAMTEVREAFLKKHPKDEVELIFGASGKHYQLLTQGREFDLFFSADAKWAAQIEKDGNAITKPEVYALGVVALYALDEKLLEGGIEALGKKAKKIKHLSIANPKVAPYGVAAEESLNNLKIYDLFKKKIVLGDNISQPVTHVDTGAAEVGIVAYSLVSPVNNPKGKFVLVDEKYFTPLEQSFVITKYAKKKKVAKAFSDFVLSDEGKQIIQKYGFKTK